ctcgttattcgacttatttaattccgttattggataatgcgatttaagtcgacgatgatatacgagaatcagcgatagcaaacatttatacgatcttggagtcagatctacgGGCCACCATACTAGAACACCACCCCACCCACCCCTATCgcaagaaggcaatgagaaTGGATACAtataacaatcataaaatagaaatagaATAATCAATAGAAAACTGATATAAACTTTACTTACATGTTGGTAAAATGACATAATTTGATGCTTCTGATGAACTACGTGTTGTACGACTTTCTCCTTCTATTGAATCACATTCAGATGATATATCATTATCTATTCTATTAgtataataattaagatttgGTACATGTAAACTATTCTCTGATGTTGTTGTCATTATAGGACTaggaaatttattatttaatattgatttatcattatttatttgttgagaaaatgaacaaTCAACATTCACTTGTGGTATTTGAAGTGTTAATGATTTGCCAATATCATTTCCAgtctaaaaacaaaatgaagataTGAATATACAATAGATTTAAATGAGATGATAGAATAATGATTAGTATAGGAATTTCATCCTGATGGATGCTACTACCTTGATGTAATAGTCGGGTTTGCTTATTGTAATGAATTAATCGAGatatactgactggaacaatcATTCTTCAAGGGCCTatcatgccaggcaggtcggttAAAGAAATGTAAGATTAAAAGTAGTAAACTCAAGGTTCAACGGTGATGTCGTACTGCTGATAACCATCATAACAGAGACGCTGCCTTCCTACAAGGAGGGttgaggttagaaaaggtcgatcctaaaaatacacacctcactttatcccacggatatccgtctccggtggtaagatCTCAGCAAGTACGgaagctaacacgaaaattactcacaaaaatgtcgtgtgtgaccgacctcaagcagttatcACTTGGGCATTGCGGTCACGCTTTCAGATcattaagaccacctctaacccaatATCCTTTTCAGGTAACTCCAGCTTATCTGctgaaatttttttcttttctgaacAAATATAAAGCTAGAAGATCTCATGACGGTTAATAGTCATCCTGTTGTTATTACCCATAATTTACAGTCTGTTCTCTTTACAGGTGTTATGGCAGTAGTGATGATAATGCCGATATCAAATTGAATTAACTTAACCTGAAGAAGAGAAGAAAAGATACAgatgaaaagaagaaaactaGAATCAACTTTGTTCACTTCATCTTACTAGTatgaatattttacattttactTATATGAATGATTAGTCGAATGTTGAATAGCCTTGATCAACGaagtcctatttggcactcatcagctggatttacctacatctcagagttgttgttcactctaggactcgaactcagtaaggtttgcttcaaacgccatcgtattATCCAATTAGCTACTGAGCCCTGATAGCCAATGGCTTGTACAATAGCGtgaagcttaaattcacttgtatcttcccgttgatgtttaggactgcaatgggtcagtctcttattggcatatgtacatcctgtgcatattgccttaattcacaaacattctaagtaaagatggatggtgactagtagtggaatccaggacgcgcgtcctGTTTATCGCTATTGTAAAGTTTTACTTAAATCAATCGAAGAACATATTACATAACTCTATATGTAagaaataaatgtaattgaataaCAATAGTTTGTTATCAATCAAAcgtaaaagaaaagaaaactttctCCTTTAGACGAAAAAAGTATTCCAGAAGTTTTTTTTAACAGTTTCCTATTTCATTCTTTCATAGTGTTGAATTGTCTAGTGCTGAATTTcgtagttgaattgatgagtcgatctaagctagaccatcattgaaaacctagtagtaatgaacggccgtttcgttctagtatgggactcttcagcagaaTGTGTACACGATCCTACACcaatgggactcgaacccacgaCTTTCTGTGTTACACGCAaatgcttaacctgtagaccactgaaatGACATACAACAGTGTTAGTGTCtcacttcaatcgattcatgatcttaatcaaccGTTCATCCATTTTTTCAGGTAGATAACTGTTTCACACccaactccactggtcacgtctTCTgatgaatcatgaattcaactattaaaattattacaatcccTCAAATCCCCCATTCAGATCATAAAAATATACGTCTCTAATAAGAAATTAAGATGTATGGCTGCCCGGATAGCTCATTGGTTAAGTCTTTACTGTGAAGCTTGATGACGCGGGATGCAATCCGGCAGAGAGCATcagatacaccttgctaacGAATGTCAAGTAGCTAGAAActtaggttcagggtttcctgttgaccacttccaaccaccatcttatctcaacatagtgcatgcaacatcgagtcacctagactagtgaccacattgaGACTTGGTCGATGggattcgatctacactaagaaggattccgggttttcatcaccaactgatatcagctataatgagATAGTAGAGAAGATGTATAGCTtttctgagttggatggtttaattgtaaagctttcatcattcttctaaacaacatcatcaacacaaacttcaagtagacttctaggcaagactataatttataaatgaaccaATTAGATTTACGAATAACAGGTCTTAGATGTCAGCCTCGaaaataatcatagtaataatgaataataaacctACTGTATattcaatattcttcatttCAATTGAATGCATCTTATCATTTTcatgtttatgtttatttgaATGATGTTTCTTATGACGTTTTAAACGATATGATCCAGCTCTAGATAATGGAATACCACTATtatgttgaattggtttcattgGATCCAAATCTAATGATGGATAGTTTAGATCATTCTGTTCATGATTTTCTTCTAAATTTTGTTCTTGTGATTGATTATGTTCAATTAAATTTGCTTCAACAGTAGCTATTACATCTTTAGCTGATTGAAGTGCTGTATCAAATGCTTGATTACCACGTTTTGTTATGTTCATAAGACGTACCATATCTTCTAAATATTTTATACCTTTTAGAAAAGTTCAATAAAGAAAtcattgaataatgaaataataaaaaattacttgaattcatgagtaaaatccgcctggagtccctcctagggctactgccggtcccaagcccggataaaggaggagggtttggcatggggttagcgaccccatcccgtagaaaactaactcgctaaaaaacgaaTCCATGAGTTAACCTtaattagacaaccattgaaaaccttgaaggaCTGGATGATcgttttgttttagtatgagactcgtcaactgaatgcaCTCACGATTCAAAATGTGAAACTTGAACCTAAGATCTCTAGTCTCGTATGCGAATGTTTAACTTGTAGACCACTAAATTGACATCCAATGATCTCAGTGTCTAACTTTAATGGATCTATGATCTTGTTAAACCCTAcattcattgtctgaggtggataactgtctccactTAACATAGTTTGGACTCTAATGATCACGGCTATATGTATTTCTTGAAACCTGTAGTCGCTATAATACCCATGAACCACTACGTCAAAATCCAGTGGTTTATTCCTCTGATTTAATGCAATACTGATTTCGTTTAGTGATGTGTTACTGTCTAATTTTCAAGGTCCTGTGTTTGATTCCAAGCTGGATCGTAAGCACGAATTGTTAATGAATTTCATACTGACGATAAACAGATCTTCAGTGCCTATGTGTTTACTAATGGTTCCCCATTTGAGATCATTTTATGGCGAATATTGATAAGTtttctaattgaacgctagattcggTTCCTAGCTTTCCTAGTAACtcccaggctaaatctacacagcAACTTGAACACGATAGTAAAAGCGCAAAATTTGGAAGAAACGATTTACTCCAGGGTTCGttcatgtacagaaaatctaagttatttatagtattttagatggccTTAGGCTTGCCGGAATTTCTGGAAAGCTAGTAAACATAGTAGCAGCATgagtaatcatccaatcagaaactcgacatgtgacttttcgctttctagatgtttctggcaaaacctcaaatgccctggtacggccgagagtgaggagagtcagctctccctctcgaaatcctctcatatggccacgcgtaaaTAACCTCTGCCAGcagagtcctactcactgccttctctcggcattactattgtttacgaaatttagagaacgaaaagcgaatgtccgatgcTTTGACCGGTTTGGTGGACATGGAacgttcacctaggggagtcggaaaacactcattccaaactaatggtgcacatgcactccagtatcctgaagaaactaatggcgtatgaaacaatcgttggtgaccggctaccatgggaccgcatctcctaAAGAtcctccactgccttgtggactagacctttaggtcgaaggcttcaagtgtagccctctaagaaaaccacctgcttcggtttgggcacccgggaaaCATCACAACCCTTAAAGaaatcgagtgatttatgtggcCCATACCTGTTTGGTGTCTCCGtgcaccaatatctatgtgttcaaataataataataatctattgaatgctgattgaATAAGATACTTCTTAGCGTTTTCAGAACCCATTTCGGTCTTTTTCGATGAATTTTCTAAATCTCCCCAACAAATATAATTTGAAAACTTAACCAATCTCTACATAACCTTTCCTAAATCAAAGATACTTAACTAGGTTTCAATGTAAACATAGATTACAACAAACTGAACTTTAGGTTATTATTAAGTTTGTTTTGAAACTTTATTGTATTGGACTGTCATGTGTTGTGTACTGAAATCTTACCGAAACCAGTTTGTCGTATGTGAAAACCAAATACTGAACAATAACATTCACTCGCCAGTATCATTTGCGTATTATTTAGTCCTGAAGTAATATTCCTTTACTGGTCAAGTTTATCAAACTGTACAGTAAATGATCCTTGGACAAACATCAAAAGCCCAATCTATACAAACTCAGGTAGGGGAAGAAATAACGCTAAAAACATTGCCCACTCCATGTTTCAAACAGAATATCTATTCTTACATGATACACATTTCATAAATGAACATTAAGTAACATAAAATCTATGTGTAGAGCCTCATTCCTTAACCTCTTCCAAAATAATATTCTAAACCGAGATTGTATGAAGCAGCTATCCACACTATGTGTTCGATGAAGGTTGCTCAATATAGTGGATtaattaacacagttggatatcaGCTCTGCAGTTTAAAAACCTTAGGTCCGGAATCCAGTCCTCGGATGTTGAGTCTTTGATTCCCACTGTCTAGGAGTTCCATGCTAGGGAGAGACGAGTATTCAGTACCTCCAGGTCTTAGATGTTTCTTTAACTtggatcggttcatgatctcaataaaattacAAGTCAGTTCTTATATATCATCAGTAAAATACTCTTCATCAACGATACTGGATTAAATGGGGAATTGTACCCTTAGACACTAACTCACTGATCCTAATATTTAGTCATTCATTTCGAGACCCAAAGACTATGGGGGTTTAATCCCTGGCAGAGTCATCTGTATGAACTGTAATGGTTTTTGGAGATTAATGTGAAATGAAACGAAATAGTTAGAATTTTATAATAGAATAAGCAATTACCAGGTTGTTCAAAATCTGGATACATTTCTTTGACTAATTCACGTGTTTCTAATGAATAATCACGAGCTAATTCAGCAGCTTTTTTCGAAAGTTGCACTGCATTCTCAACTTTAGCTAAACTAAATTAAtagaaaacaaatgaaacaaGGAAATAAATATCAgcataaggttgtggagattattaagtttttgattgagatcatgaactgattgatgttagaccaccattgaaaacctggaagtactggacagccaattcgtcttattgtaggacttctcagtagtgagcatccacgatcccgcattgcgagattcgaacccaggaccttcaatctcgcgcgcgaacacctaACCTCTCGATCACTAAACCggacggcatccaatggtgttaatgtctaacttcaaccaatccacgaaattgcgctgCCATCCTCTattgtattgaggtagatacctgtctctactcgacatggattagctccactggtcactgcttctgacgagaactccgagaattctctcacgtggatgcacacttctgaggagtcccgcaataggacgaaacggccgtccagtacttccaggttttccatgatggtctagctttaaatgactcataAACTCAACTATCAAATTAATCAGTATCTATCAggagaaataaatgaaattaaacaacaacaaaaaatcacTTCTTACTTCTCTCTAGCTTCATTTGCTTTAACGAAAGCATCATCAGCTATATTTCTAGCACGTTTTACAGCATTAGCCACTTCACGCATAATAtgataattatataataataaatatgatttcGCTCCTTTTGGCCAAGAAAGAAATACTAATTTACCATTTTGATATTTTCCTTGCTCGCATACTCCATCAGGAAAATGTGTTTGACCATAACCATGTCGTTGATTTTTCACCCATTGACCTTCATAAATAACACCATCAGATCGTTCACATACTCCATAACCATGACGTGAATCAGCTTCCCATTGACCAGCAAATGTTTCAACTGTTTCAGGATCGATAGCATCTACctgaatatacatacatatataagaACAATAAGTACCGATCATTGATAAAGAACCCAAACGTTTACACTTATTACTTCAGTGAATTCGAGGTATCTATCTCCAAcaaacgaatagtttgacaagaAATACAGTAGAGTCCTTGCTGAAGACTATTGAGTGATTCCAAAGTATCAGTTACTCACTTTATATTATTTCATGAAGACAAGATCTTCTCAAAAACACCAACTTTCTATTACTTGTAAGTTTATAGTGTTATTACTTCATGTACCAGACGCAACTTTTTTTAATCTGTAGTGCTGTTTCCTATCATTTGCACTACGAATTGATAAACATTGACAACTAAGAAGggttggacagctgtttcgttctaatatatATAATTCCTTGGCACtgggcatccacgacctcgaAGACGGAATCCAGAACCTTCAAGTCTCACGGTAAATCTTCAACTTTTACACAAATAAGTCGGTAATGAAtattttacatttctaacttttgTCACTTTGTAGCATTGTACAAACATTTTCAAAAGTCACTGGTAAATATCTTGGAGAGTTTATTTCAGCTAAAATCTCTTCACTTACTGTAGGTCTGAGTTATAATCAATTGTTTTGAAATGATAACTTAGTAAGCATTATAAACGATAAGTCTAATCCGTATCGGGTGGAGACAGTTACCAACCTCAGACAATGGAGGAAAAGtggcgcaagatcatggatcgactgAAGTTCAACAGTAACACCGTCGCatgccatctcagtggtctGCTGGTTAATCGTTCATACGCGATActgaaggtcctgtgttcgagtccctttggtgtggggttgtggatgtgcactgctgaggaatctcatgataggacgaaacagtcgttcagcacttctaggttttcaatggtgatctagcataaatcgactcatgaattcaactgttaaaattattacaatctccacaaatccccatcttgattataatcaattattttgaaatgatagtttaataaatattataaatgataGGTTTAACCTAAGTGAATAGTATTTCAGCTCGCTAAATGAAAATGATCAAAGATTAACATCAGTGCGTAATGCATAATTTTcccaaataaaaattattttagtgaaattcatgagtcaattgaagctagaccactatggaaaacttggaagcgtTGGACAGccacttcgtcctattatgggactcttcagctgtgCGCATACAAGATCCAtcacacgggactcgaacccaggactttcagtCTTATGAGCGAACGCTTAtgctttagaccactgagcaggtatccaactgtgttattgttttacttcaactaatctacgaaattgctcgaccatcttccattgcctGAGGTGCAAAATGACAGAGTCCTTGCGAATTATAAAAACCagacattaaatacttcattgacACATCTTCTATCAGTTAtctcttacaaacttcatcATTCCTTCATTCCAGTTGTTATTATAATTACTGTTTGTTTACATTCCTATTCTCCTTGCTTCTATCTTCTCACCCTTGTGctaccagacatttcacttcgAATCGATGtcacatgctacttatattcgtcaacataagtagcatacaccacaatacaaCTGACATTAGTCtttaatgtaaattatattGAGGTACAATAGTGAATGTGCAGTATGACATGGCTATTTTATTCCCATTTATGTAATAGTTGAGAAATTAATACTTCACTATACTTCAGACTTGAAAAGAGGGCTGAAATGAACTGGATGATACTATATCATTCACCATACAGCAAATTCTTAATGGGAACATACTAAAAATTTCTAACGGAAAGTAATGAGTTCTAATTGTGTTCAACATTTCTACGCCTCCTGTGCAAATTTATAAACGAGTTATGATTGTTATACCAACTCACGTTGCACCAGACTGGGTAAGTTCACTATGCTTCGCCACTTCAATTCaaatattataatataataGACTAGTTTCAATCAATTTAAAATGTATATAACTAAATAACGTGTATGTTATACGCAAAGACGGatggtggccagcagtggaatccaggactcgcgttaCGTTCTATCTCCTACTAGTcatctggatgtatctgcacTTCATTGCACAAGccagtggctatcaggactcagtacttaagtggataacgcgatggtgtttggagcgaacagtattgggttcgagtcccagagtgaacatcaaatgtGAGATgaaggcacatccagctgatgagtcccaaatgggactaAACGCACActctagattccactactagctaaTATCcttctttgcttataatacttgtgaatcaAGGCAGTATCGCGGTAATCTGCACTGaatacacatatgtcaataagagactgatcaattgcagtcctatacatcaatcggaagattcaagtaaacaataccaagtgaacttgACGTGTATGTCACCTACAAACTATCAGCTGTCACTAAACATTTGAAGTTAccaattctaatctcctgaggTTCCACACTCTAGTTTAATTTCGTATTCTGCAAACAAATTCAATTTAGCTCACTTTTAATGATTACAATAAGCATTAACATTTATTCATCTATTTAAAGACCATCAGtaaagttttgtggagattgttaaatttcattgaagttagacattaacaccactggatgtcaACTCAATGACTTAAAAGCTAAGCGTTCAACATTCAAGATCCTGAGTTCGACTTACACATGAAGTGTAGTGGATGAGTACTGTTATGAAGTCCCATGATAGGATCAAAAACGGTTATTCAAGATTTCTCTGTTTTCAATACtaatctaacttagatcaattgattgtttcaataatatttaaagACTGTATTTAACAGTGAAATTCCACCTGGAGCCCTTCTGGAGTTCCTCCCAGTCCCAAGCTCGGAGAAGGGAAAATGGTTAGGCATGGAGTTAACCACTGAACCCCATCTTGTAGAAAACTGAATCACCAAAATTTTACCACTGAAAGTAAATCACTAACATACTTGATCTAATGTGAATACTGATTCAGGTGTTTGTTCCACTTTAATCTTTGCTCGTGCTGAATGTTCTGTTATACTGCCTTGACGTCGAACACATGCAATAGATTCTTTACTTAATGAACGATTAAACAAATTTGTTAATGATTTTGATCGACgatttgttttattatgattTAATTCTTTACGAAATTTCATTAATGAACCACTACCAATATGATTTAATTTTTGTTGACGTTTTAACATTAATTCACTACGTTTTGATGATAATACAAAACCACATTTAAATTTACATGACATACGTAAATCTTTAAAAtctttattatgaatatttgaTGGATTTGGACGACGACCAAAATATGGTTCATCTTCATTATCATCTTGTCCACTTAATTCTGGATCATCTAATTCAGCTACATCACCAGATCTTTGACTTAGAAGACTTCCACGACGTGTTCctgtattgttgttgttattattattattgacaataTGATGTGTACTGTTGTCAGTATTAGTAATATTATGATGAGTATGATGTGTTGAGTTTAATAGATTTTGTAATGCTGTACGTTTTTTAATATCTAAAGCAATTTCTGCAGCAATAGCAGCTTCTTCAGGGAAAAAATTTATTACTTCCCCATATGGTATAGATGTACGTACACCAAGTCCTTCACGTACACCATTTTTATATTCACCAGCATAACTTCCTACAATGGAAAATAAGATAAGTGTGTTTActtcttcatttttttaaattgaacaaacattttgtttgaTTAATACTAACAATAAGgtttgtagtgtggcgtcgagtcgcggttgactatgaacaccactacaagaagactacgtgccgGTTAACCGATAACATCCCCTGTAAGCCAAacatcagaaggcagttgatggttGTAGTCAAGAtgtattcgttggcgatctcgtggtatcgaaagaataccgagatcgtgccaaagaagTACAAGCGGATtcactgagcaaacgtaagttcgtgcaaggtcacaatcaacggaaggaagaatggatgtctttagtacggttaaacaaacaaatacagtaaaacaatccctggtacaattggttataataataattgtttccattaaaccaatcgcgttctcttgataaaagtaggtcactacacgtTATTGAAAGTTGCGTAACACTATTTAGTTGTTTAGTCTAAATTCAAGACTACATAGTAACTCTTAGCCATGAATTCAAAAATGAATCTAAATATGATCTTTTAGATATCTCAATCATAATGAAAGATTCATTgtgaaagagaaagaaagataGCAAGCAGCTTTGTCTGACACTGGTTCTTACTTGGAATTTGTCTGTCAGTTGTACTTTATGCATGACATTGCAGTGTAGTTTAttgtatgaattctgtatgatgtcAAATTCACCTGTAGAACTTCTAGGGTTATTGTGGATCTCAAGCATGGATAAAGAATGAGGATTTCGTATGGGATCCGCAATCTCATCTCATAGAAAACAATCTTGCTAAGGAAAAACGCCAATCATACTTGTTCGAAAAATATTAACACTGATAATATGATTCGTTATCAAGTCATTTACGTTTTGCAATATTTGTTAGAAAATTTATCACAAATGCTCCCAAATaacctggtacggccgagagtggggagagtcagctctccctctcgaaatgttctcatatggccacgtacATACAACCATTGCCACAAAATTCCTACCCACTTCCTTCTCGCggattactgttgtttacgaaatcgagaggacgaaaagagaatacCCGGTGCTTttccgggttggtggacacgaaggATTCACCTagggcagttggaaaaccctgattacaaaccaatggttcacatggaatccagtatcctgaagaaactaATGGCGTATGACACAatcgttggtgaccggctaccatggggccgcatctcctgacattgctccactgccttttggattagacctttaggtcaaaggcttgtaGTGTGGCCACCTAGGAAGAATCCCAGCCCTTACACATATGGAGTGATCTATGTGTCGCATACCTGTTTggtacgccgggaaatggagatagacatgagaagaatgaacaaaaattggatggaattagaaaaggaggcccaggacagagtgggttggagaatgctggtcatcggcccatgctccattgggagtaacaggcgtaagtaagtaagtaatacctgtttggtgcctccgtgtatcaatgtttatgtatttgaataataataataaatgataacagTAATCAACTGATAATGCAATCAGCTCCTGAAATTCAATTTGATTTGCCATGTTTTATGTAACATTTCATAACAGTTGTTACCTGGAATACATTATGGTACTTAGGTATATTCACATAACTACAATTACTGTTTAATTTCAATTCAGTTTAGTACGTTTGTAAGCAGTGTCAGAATCTCCACATTATTGATATcaaagactgtaattgatcagtctcttttggtGTTTGGGTATACTGGATGGATTGCATTAATATTGTCACTAagttaaaaacattttaatcaagatttGATGGTAGTTAACAGTTTTGgtggttttgttctctgagctcagagaacaaaacttcatcaaaatcatccacccgagctacaaatcttctccaccatctcagtagttaacagtggaatctagaacaCAAATCCCATTttgtttggaactcgtcagctgaatgaaATCATACTccagtgttgatattcataCTAAAACTTGAAGTCCATACCTTTCGCTTTAAATACCTAGAATGTTATGCACCGagatactgttataacttgtggcctgtgtgccctgttcatatataacgtaacgataccgccaattagagagcagtgaattgtCGATCGGACTAgcgacgcataaaacacgtacgag
This genomic stretch from Schistosoma haematobium chromosome 5, whole genome shotgun sequence harbors:
- the JPH1_2 gene encoding Junctophilin-1, variant 2 (EggNog:ENOG410V5KV~COG:S), yielding MDLVKTEATCLPAGRYEFKDSGLYIGEWLNEKAVGLGLITKDKCQGEYTGLWDSGSEKSGVFLWPNAPGAMYEGEWAHNRRNGYGIFTREDWVIMGQFKDDFIKCGIKCKEDSIGRFEGEFENGFPSFGVETYADGGSYAGEYKNGVREGLGVRTSIPYGEVINFFPEEAAIAAEIALDIKKRTALQNLLNSTHHTHHNITNTDNSTHHIVNNNNNNNNTGTRRGSLLSQRSGDVAELDDPELSGQDDNEDEPYFGRRPNPSNIHNKDFKDLRMSCKFKCGFVLSSKRSELMLKRQQKLNHIGSGSLMKFRKELNHNKTNRRSKSLTNLFNRSLSKESIACVRRQGSITEHSARAKIKVEQTPESVFTLDQVDAIDPETVETFAGQWEADSRHGYGVCERSDGVIYEGQWVKNQRHGYGQTHFPDGVCEQGKYQNGKLVFLSWPKGAKSYLLLYNYHIMREVANAVKRARNIADDAFVKANEARENLAKVENAVQLSKKAAELARDYSLETRELVKEMYPDFEQPGIKYLEDMVRLMNITKRGNQAFDTALQSAKDVIATVEANLIEHNQSQEQNLEENHEQNDLNYPSLDLDPMKPIQHNSGIPLSRAGSYRLKRHKKHHSNKHKHENDKMHSIEMKNIEYTTGNDIGKSLTLQIPQVNVDCSFSQQINNDKSILNNKFPSPIMTTTSENSLHVPNLNYYTNRIDNDISSECDSIEGESRTTRSSSEASNYVILPTFNILKPQTEPLTIPLNKLMSNTTVMDDYFGHYKMTPKQSPSLYNEKRYSMERLNESQHIHEIKSNLFNQFRDPKMNQYDDDNADDDHDHDGGDGDHSKPLSYDAKSATFSRTSENCESSKRIVRRRTLPGFLTQPPLDLSKYSNLTTLQENGITPSNNKSVTMCNQSSSRNTQNNLSTIQHLSNHNINTKHEQSSNNNSSVIYFTDNGIRKRAHAYSPIHEDSLLFTHLSQKNSMNNSGKLDSLKQISTLPISMSRDIQTSYLTNTNHINVMSTMTNTSQQYSHSRMNQSPFVVANVMIEDPQDQLTPLPIYYKESRIDLSQSIKRGSVPDVTKQSSTLSPNDLLKLEEEHKRKYENILDRKRQGEIVIQLVDFFDWCRVNLSILTFILVNCILACFFYIIIYS
- the JPH1_2 gene encoding Junctophilin-1 (EggNog:ENOG410V5KV~COG:S); protein product: MDLVKTEATCLPAGRYEFKDSGLYIGEWLNEKAVGLGLITKDKCQGEYTGLWDSGSEKSGVFLWPNAPGAMYEGEWAHNRRNGYGIFTREDWVIMGQFKDDFIKCGIKCKEDSIGRFEGEFENGFPSFGVETYADGGSYAGEYKNGVREGLGVRTSIPYGEVINFFPEEAAIAAEIALDIKKRTALQNLLNSTHHTHHNITNTDNSTHHIVNNNNNNNNTGTRRGSLLSQRSGDVAELDDPELSGQDDNEDEPYFGRRPNPSNIHNKDFKDLRMSCKFKCGFVLSSKRSELMLKRQQKLNHIGSGSLMKFRKELNHNKTNRRSKSLTNLFNRSLSKESIACVRRQGSITEHSARAKIKVEQTPESVFTLDQVDAIDPETVETFAGQWEADSRHGYGVCERSDGVIYEGQWVKNQRHGYGQTHFPDGVCEQGKYQNGKLVFLSWPKGAKSYLLLYNYHIMREVANAVKRARNIADDAFVKANEARENLAKVENAVQLSKKAAELARDYSLETRELVKEMYPDFEQPGIKYLEDMVRLMNITKRGNQAFDTALQSAKDVIATVEANLIEHNQSQEQNLEENHEQNDLNYPSLDLDPMKPIQHNSGIPLSRAGSYRLKRHKKHHSNKHKHENDKMHSIEMKNIEYTTGNDIGKSLTLQIPQVNVDCSFSQQINNDKSILNNKFPSPIMTTTSENSLHVPNLNYYTNRIDNDISSECDSIEGESRTTRSSSEASNYVILPTFNILKPQTEPLTIPLNKLMSNTTVMDDYFGHYKMTPKQSPSLYNEKRYSMERLNESQHIHEIKSNLFNQFRDPKMNQYDDDNADDDHDHDGGDGDHSKPLSYDAKSATFSRTSENCESSKRIVRRRTLPGFLTQPPLDLSKYSNLTTLQENGITPSNNKSVTMCNQSSSRNTQNNLSTIQHLSNHNINTKHEQSSNNNSSVIYFTDNGIRKRAHAYSPIHEDSLLFTHLSQKNSMNNSGKLDSLKQISTLPISMSRDIQTSYLTNTNHINVMSTMTNTSQQYSHSRMNQSPFVVANVMIEDPQDQLTPLPIYYKESRIDLSQSIKRGSVPDVTKQSSTLSPNDLLKLEEEHKRKYENILDRKRQGEIVIQLVDFFNVNLFP